A window of the Thunnus albacares chromosome 15, fThuAlb1.1, whole genome shotgun sequence genome harbors these coding sequences:
- the tecpr2 gene encoding tectonin beta-propeller repeat-containing protein 2 isoform X2, whose protein sequence is MATPPLPPSILREFCPLYYLLNAIPAKVQRGFRSVLVYLTAVDSSSDFVAVGSSIGMLYLYCRRLAHMNKYSLEGKCDAITAVKLLSCFDDLVAVGTASGCVAVFQLVSPLPGRNKQLRRFDVVGLHKGMVTSLAWSTNGMKLFSGDDKGRVVFSALDLDQGVCKPVLLLEESSGVVQLEYSHQVLLVSTQQRSLLYCTQTQEVQQLGTKPRKSSGRFGACFLPALCKQSDLQVFAARPGLRLWRSDIKGQVEDTRLLKPLFNTQIPQFELFPRPGPIGAYRPADRQLGLLSCFLREGWILSWNEYSIYVLDCINEVIIGALESSGDIVSVSCCDNEIFILKGDRDIIRLSNSPEGLASNLSEFSVRLSSPLTTPTILPPTGSVEMAQPIRTMAIIVEGGGREGGGGGERHGEEGNEEEEEEEEVEEAEEHDEQLEVMEQLCQPPSIFTCSSRSRSSSVTSWDSLHGNGLGSRRYSAPLGQEEMQQELVVKAIRVKKKKRRQQDSGGGNRLSESSCSDSMFVVQDSSCSDGGSGTPLSDRASFIGLDLQNQDSPEQDKDQSSSNQSGSCLPPDSLLLQGLEHQLNPEKASVPGAETEVVPPTPDVDLLLECTFSYMHTTEEDGGQEQQPMEEQEDEFLSPLIGPEEQEQEVEEDDLALPAGLADQMFYSTVSSLDRKPSMSSDEEGDIYCHSLPPAGSGADTRSCPSNQTEKTTDRQTDQEAQDRDRHKPDQLAESWMGYSGPGCGILSLQVTERYVWCLDFKGGLFCSVLPETGLNWQRFEDNVHQMALSPSGNLLWKVEQKSMTAFACAKVSVKGKRHWYKAVEQTAFVALSDDSAWIIRTNGDLYLQTGLSVERPCARSVKVDTPCVFSQVCVRGGVVWALSEHKALFYREGLNSYCSEGDGWKYDTVSEAQGLDLMCVALGDGGTAWALDASGSLWFRTGICSSRPHGDDDHWWQTLLQATQSVATVTRAPVERVVAFLSQYSQCQPSLVSANSSGVWVASGRNQLHLARGSLVGTFWQNVVPRGTVSATRWTFITSSAVPHREGTFLWLAQSRKDLFCVWDQDGELRPSSVPLPPEVELTHLSACRDALWGLDSHGRVSIRTLSASCPTGLHWTQLDLSQLGGVRLVSVSCGSQNVWAVDSRGVVYFRVGTQPLNPSMMLPAWIHIDPPVQPVGVQLVSIQTSPNDRLLWALDNRGSVFVRTGLSDEMPVGTDWELVPGLAVSQLVLSCRTVWVRCVNGDLARRYGVSDRNPAGDYWKKIPGNANWLTVTPEDELWAVTLIGGLSRRLTKLLPQTPCRPAPSGPLLSGDDADDEWELI, encoded by the exons ATGGCGACCCCGCCGCTCCCGCCGTCCATCCTGAGGGAGTTCTGCCCGCTCTACTACCTGCTGAACGCCATCCCAGCCAAG GTGCAACGGGGTTTCCGCTCCGTCCTCGTCTACCTGACGGCGGTGGACAGCAGCAGTGACTTCGTGGCGGTGGGCAGCAGCATCGGCATGCTGTACCTGTACTGCCGCCGTCTGGCTCACATGAACAAGTACAGCCTTGAG ggAAAGTGTGATGCGATCACAGCTGTGAAGCTGCTGAGCTGTTTTGATGATCTGGTAGCCGTGGGAACAGCGTCGGGCTGTGTGGCAGTCTTCCAGCTGGTGTCTCCACTTCCTGGTCGCAACAAACAG ctGAGGCGTTTTGATGTGGTTGGGCTCCATAAAGGGATGGTCACGTCTCTGGCCTGGAGCACGAATGGCATGAAACTGTTTTCTGGAGATGATAAAGGACGAGTGGTGTTCTCCGCTCTGGACCTGGACCAG ggtgtGTGTAAACCTGTGCTGCTGTTGGAGGAGTCTTCAGGTGTGGTTCAGTTGGAGTACAGTCACCAGGTGCTGCTGGTCTCGACACAGCAGAGATCTCTGCtttactgcacacagacacaggaggtcCAGCAGCTGGGCACCAAGCCCAGGAAGAG cagcGGCAGGTTTGGAGCGTGCTTTCTGCCGGCGCTCTGTAAGCAGAGCGACCTGCAGGTGTTTGCTGCTCGGCCGGGACTCCGACTCTGGAGGTCAGATATCAAAGGACAGGTAGAGGACACGCGTCTGCTGAAACCACTGTTCAACACGCAG ATTCCTCAGTTTGAGTTATTTCCTCGTCCTGGACCAATCGGAGCTTACCGcccagcagacagacagctcGGTCTGCTCAGCTGTTTCCTCAGAGAGGGTTGGATCCTCAGCTGGAACGAGTACAGCATCTATGTCTTAGACTGCATTAACGAG GTGATCATTGGTGCGTTGGAGAGCAGTGGAGACATTGTGTCAGTCTCATGTTGTGACAACGAGATCTTCATTCTTAAAGGAGACAGAGACATCATCCGCTTGTCCAACAGCCCTGAGGGACTGGCCTCCAACT TGTCAGAGTTCTCAGTGCGGCTGTCCTCACCTTTGACCACGCCCACCATCCTCCCACCAACCGGATCAGTGGAGATggctcagccaatcagaaccaTGGCCATCATTgtagagggaggggggagagaaggagggggaggaggggagagacaTGGTGAAGAGGgaaacgaagaagaagaagaagaggaggaggtggaggaggcggaggagcaTGACGAGCAGCTAGAG GTGATGGAGCAGCTCTGCCAGCCGCCCAGCATCTTCACCTGCAGCTCTCGCAGCCGCAGCAGCTCTGTCACTTCCTGGGACAGTCTCCATGGAAACGGCCTGGGCTCCAGGCGCTATAGTGCCCCCCTGGGACAGGAGGAGATGCAGCAGGAGCTGGTGGTGAAAGCCATcagagtgaagaagaagaagagacggCAGCAAG ACAGCGGTGGTGGGAACCGTCTctctgagagcagctgctcagaCTCCATGTTTGTAGTCCAGGACAGCAGCTGTAGTGATGGAGGAAGTGGAACTCCACTGAGTGACAGAGCTTCCTTCATTGGTCTGGACCTTCAGAACCAGGACTCTCCAGAACAGGACAAGGACCAGTCTTCCTCCAACCAGTCTGG CTCCTGCCTCCCTCCAGACTCCCTGCTCCTCCAGGGCCTGGAACACCAGCTGAACCCAGAGAAGGCATCTGTTCCTGGGGCAGAGACGGAGGTTGTCCCCCCGACCCCGGATGTGGATCTGCTACTAGAGTGCACTTTCTCCTACATGCACACCACTGAAGAGGATGGTGGACAGGAGCAGCAGCCaatggaggagcaggaggacgAGTTTCTGAGCCCACTGATTGGACcggaggagcaggagcaggaggtggag gAGGACGACTTGGCGCTCCCTGCTGGTCTGGCTGACCAGATGTTTTACTCCACTGTGTCCAGTCTGGACAGAAAGCCCAGTATGTCCAGTGATGAAGAGGGAGACATCTACTGCCACAgtctgccccctgctggcagCGGAGCCGATACCCGCAGCTGTCCATCCAATCAGACAGAGAagaccacagacagacagacggaccAGGAAGCtcaagacagagacagacacaaacctgaccag TTGGCAGAAAGCTGGATGGGATATTCTGGACCAGGATGTGGAATACTGAGCCTGCAGGTGACGGAAag GTATGTGTGGTGCCTGGACTTTAAAGGAGGACTGTTCTGTAGCGTTCTTCCTGAAACTGGCCTCAACTGGCAGCGTTTTGAGGATAATGTCCACCAGATGGCCCTCTCACCTTCAG GTAACCTGCTGTGGAAGGTGGAGCAGAAGAGCATGACGGCGTTTGCATGTGCTAAGGTGTCGGTGAAAGGAAAGCGTCACTGGTACAAAGCTGTGGAACAAACCGCTTTCGTAGCTCTGAGTGACGACTCGGCCTGGATCATCAGGACCAATGGAGACCTGTACCTGCAGACAG GTCTGAGTGTTGAGCGTCCGTGTGCACGCTCAGTGAAGGTGGACACACCCTGCGTGTTCAgccaggtgtgtgtgagaggaggCGTGGTCTGGGCTCTGAGCGAACACAAAGCTTTATTCTACAGAGAAGGACTGAACAGCTACTGCAGTGAGGGAGACGGCTGGAAATACGACACTGTCAG CGAGGCTCAGGGTCTGGATCTGATGTGCGTCGCCCTGGGAGACGGTGGGACGGCCTGGGCGCTGGATGCCAGTGGCAGCCTCTGGTTCAGGACCGGAATCTGTTCATCCAGACCGCATGGAGATGACGATCACTGGTGGCAG ACGCTGCTGCAGGCCACGCAGAGCGTTGCCACGGTAACCAGGGCTCCGGTGGAGCGCGTGGTGGCGTTCCTGTCGCAGTACTCGCAGTGTCAGCCGAGCCTGGTCAGCGCCAACAGCAGCGGTGTCTGGGTGGCATCAGGACGCAACCAGCTGCACCTGGCCCGGGGCAGCCTCGTGG GAACTTTCTGGCAGAACGTTGTTCCAAGAGGAACCGTCTCAGCCACCAGGTGGACCTTCATCACATCTTCAGCTGTGCCTCACAGAGAAG GTACATTTCTGTGGCTGGCTCAGAGCAGGAAGGATCTGTTCTGTGTTTGGGATCAGGATGGAGAGCTCCGCCCCTCCTCCGTCCCCCTACCACCTGAG GTGGAGCTGACTCACCTGTCCGCCTGTCGTGACGCTTTGTGGGGTTTGGACTCACATGGCCGAGTCAGTATTCGCACTCTGTCTGCGTCCTGTCCCACCGGCCTCCACTGGACGCAACTGGACCTCAGTCAGCTAG GAGGTGTGCGTCTGGTCAGTGTGAGCTGCGGCAGTCAGAACGTTTGGGCGGTCGACAGTCGAGGAGTCGTTTACTTCAGAGTTGGAACTCAACCTCTGAACCCGAGCATGATGCTGCCGGCCTGGATCCATATAGACCCACCTGTACAG CCAGTAGGAGTGCAGCTGGTCAGTATTCAGACAAGTCCTAACGACCGGCTGCTCTGGGCATTGGACAATAGAGGCAGTGTGTTCGTCAGGACGGGACTCAGCGACGAGATGCCTGTCGGGACGGACTGGGAGCTGGTGCCAG GCCTGGCGGTGAGTCAGCTGGTCCTCAGCTGTCGGACAGTTTGGGTTCGGTGTGTAAACGGAGATCTGGCTCGACGTTACGGTGTCTCTGACAGAAACCCAGCAGGAGATTACTGGAAGAAGATCCCCGGAAATGCCAACTGGTTAACTG tcacTCCAGAGGATGAGTTGTGGGCGGTGACTCTGATTGGTGGATTGTCCCGTCGACTGACGAAGCTCCTTCCACAGACTCCCTGTAGGCCCGCCCCCTCCGGCCCCCTTCTCAGCGGGGATGATGCCGATGACGAATGGGAGCTCATCTaa
- the tecpr2 gene encoding tectonin beta-propeller repeat-containing protein 2 isoform X5, whose product MVTSLAWSTNGMKLFSGDDKGRVVFSALDLDQGVCKPVLLLEESSGVVQLEYSHQVLLVSTQQRSLLYCTQTQEVQQLGTKPRKSSGRFGACFLPALCKQSDLQVFAARPGLRLWRSDIKGQVEDTRLLKPLFNTQIPQFELFPRPGPIGAYRPADRQLGLLSCFLREGWILSWNEYSIYVLDCINEVIIGALESSGDIVSVSCCDNEIFILKGDRDIIRLSNSPEGLASNLSEFSVRLSSPLTTPTILPPTGSVEMAQPIRTMAIIVEGGGREGGGGGERHGEEGNEEEEEEEEVEEAEEHDEQLEVMEQLCQPPSIFTCSSRSRSSSVTSWDSLHGNGLGSRRYSAPLGQEEMQQELVVKAIRVKKKKRRQQDSGGGNRLSESSCSDSMFVVQDSSCSDGGSGTPLSDRASFIGLDLQNQDSPEQDKDQSSSNQSGSCLPPDSLLLQGLEHQLNPEKASVPGAETEVVPPTPDVDLLLECTFSYMHTTEEDGGQEQQPMEEQEDEFLSPLIGPEEQEQEVEEDDLALPAGLADQMFYSTVSSLDRKPSMSSDEEGDIYCHSLPPAGSGADTRSCPSNQTEKTTDRQTDQEAQDRDRHKPDQLAESWMGYSGPGCGILSLQVTERYVWCLDFKGGLFCSVLPETGLNWQRFEDNVHQMALSPSGNLLWKVEQKSMTAFACAKVSVKGKRHWYKAVEQTAFVALSDDSAWIIRTNGDLYLQTGLSVERPCARSVKVDTPCVFSQVCVRGGVVWALSEHKALFYREGLNSYCSEGDGWKYDTVSEAQGLDLMCVALGDGGTAWALDASGSLWFRTGICSSRPHGDDDHWWQISISDYVVFDQGSLFQTLLQATQSVATVTRAPVERVVAFLSQYSQCQPSLVSANSSGVWVASGRNQLHLARGSLVGTFWQNVVPRGTVSATRWTFITSSAVPHREGTFLWLAQSRKDLFCVWDQDGELRPSSVPLPPEVELTHLSACRDALWGLDSHGRVSIRTLSASCPTGLHWTQLDLSQLGGVRLVSVSCGSQNVWAVDSRGVVYFRVGTQPLNPSMMLPAWIHIDPPVQPVGVQLVSIQTSPNDRLLWALDNRGSVFVRTGLSDEMPVGTDWELVPGLAVSQLVLSCRTVWVRCVNGDLARRYGVSDRNPAGDYWKKIPGNANWLTVTPEDELWAVTLIGGLSRRLTKLLPQTPCRPAPSGPLLSGDDADDEWELI is encoded by the exons ATGGTCACGTCTCTGGCCTGGAGCACGAATGGCATGAAACTGTTTTCTGGAGATGATAAAGGACGAGTGGTGTTCTCCGCTCTGGACCTGGACCAG ggtgtGTGTAAACCTGTGCTGCTGTTGGAGGAGTCTTCAGGTGTGGTTCAGTTGGAGTACAGTCACCAGGTGCTGCTGGTCTCGACACAGCAGAGATCTCTGCtttactgcacacagacacaggaggtcCAGCAGCTGGGCACCAAGCCCAGGAAGAG cagcGGCAGGTTTGGAGCGTGCTTTCTGCCGGCGCTCTGTAAGCAGAGCGACCTGCAGGTGTTTGCTGCTCGGCCGGGACTCCGACTCTGGAGGTCAGATATCAAAGGACAGGTAGAGGACACGCGTCTGCTGAAACCACTGTTCAACACGCAG ATTCCTCAGTTTGAGTTATTTCCTCGTCCTGGACCAATCGGAGCTTACCGcccagcagacagacagctcGGTCTGCTCAGCTGTTTCCTCAGAGAGGGTTGGATCCTCAGCTGGAACGAGTACAGCATCTATGTCTTAGACTGCATTAACGAG GTGATCATTGGTGCGTTGGAGAGCAGTGGAGACATTGTGTCAGTCTCATGTTGTGACAACGAGATCTTCATTCTTAAAGGAGACAGAGACATCATCCGCTTGTCCAACAGCCCTGAGGGACTGGCCTCCAACT TGTCAGAGTTCTCAGTGCGGCTGTCCTCACCTTTGACCACGCCCACCATCCTCCCACCAACCGGATCAGTGGAGATggctcagccaatcagaaccaTGGCCATCATTgtagagggaggggggagagaaggagggggaggaggggagagacaTGGTGAAGAGGgaaacgaagaagaagaagaagaggaggaggtggaggaggcggaggagcaTGACGAGCAGCTAGAG GTGATGGAGCAGCTCTGCCAGCCGCCCAGCATCTTCACCTGCAGCTCTCGCAGCCGCAGCAGCTCTGTCACTTCCTGGGACAGTCTCCATGGAAACGGCCTGGGCTCCAGGCGCTATAGTGCCCCCCTGGGACAGGAGGAGATGCAGCAGGAGCTGGTGGTGAAAGCCATcagagtgaagaagaagaagagacggCAGCAAG ACAGCGGTGGTGGGAACCGTCTctctgagagcagctgctcagaCTCCATGTTTGTAGTCCAGGACAGCAGCTGTAGTGATGGAGGAAGTGGAACTCCACTGAGTGACAGAGCTTCCTTCATTGGTCTGGACCTTCAGAACCAGGACTCTCCAGAACAGGACAAGGACCAGTCTTCCTCCAACCAGTCTGG CTCCTGCCTCCCTCCAGACTCCCTGCTCCTCCAGGGCCTGGAACACCAGCTGAACCCAGAGAAGGCATCTGTTCCTGGGGCAGAGACGGAGGTTGTCCCCCCGACCCCGGATGTGGATCTGCTACTAGAGTGCACTTTCTCCTACATGCACACCACTGAAGAGGATGGTGGACAGGAGCAGCAGCCaatggaggagcaggaggacgAGTTTCTGAGCCCACTGATTGGACcggaggagcaggagcaggaggtggag gAGGACGACTTGGCGCTCCCTGCTGGTCTGGCTGACCAGATGTTTTACTCCACTGTGTCCAGTCTGGACAGAAAGCCCAGTATGTCCAGTGATGAAGAGGGAGACATCTACTGCCACAgtctgccccctgctggcagCGGAGCCGATACCCGCAGCTGTCCATCCAATCAGACAGAGAagaccacagacagacagacggaccAGGAAGCtcaagacagagacagacacaaacctgaccag TTGGCAGAAAGCTGGATGGGATATTCTGGACCAGGATGTGGAATACTGAGCCTGCAGGTGACGGAAag GTATGTGTGGTGCCTGGACTTTAAAGGAGGACTGTTCTGTAGCGTTCTTCCTGAAACTGGCCTCAACTGGCAGCGTTTTGAGGATAATGTCCACCAGATGGCCCTCTCACCTTCAG GTAACCTGCTGTGGAAGGTGGAGCAGAAGAGCATGACGGCGTTTGCATGTGCTAAGGTGTCGGTGAAAGGAAAGCGTCACTGGTACAAAGCTGTGGAACAAACCGCTTTCGTAGCTCTGAGTGACGACTCGGCCTGGATCATCAGGACCAATGGAGACCTGTACCTGCAGACAG GTCTGAGTGTTGAGCGTCCGTGTGCACGCTCAGTGAAGGTGGACACACCCTGCGTGTTCAgccaggtgtgtgtgagaggaggCGTGGTCTGGGCTCTGAGCGAACACAAAGCTTTATTCTACAGAGAAGGACTGAACAGCTACTGCAGTGAGGGAGACGGCTGGAAATACGACACTGTCAG CGAGGCTCAGGGTCTGGATCTGATGTGCGTCGCCCTGGGAGACGGTGGGACGGCCTGGGCGCTGGATGCCAGTGGCAGCCTCTGGTTCAGGACCGGAATCTGTTCATCCAGACCGCATGGAGATGACGATCACTGGTGGCAG ATCAGTATTTCAGACTACGTGGTGTTTGATCAGGGCAGTCTGTTCCAGACGCTGCTGCAGGCCACGCAGAGCGTTGCCACGGTAACCAGGGCTCCGGTGGAGCGCGTGGTGGCGTTCCTGTCGCAGTACTCGCAGTGTCAGCCGAGCCTGGTCAGCGCCAACAGCAGCGGTGTCTGGGTGGCATCAGGACGCAACCAGCTGCACCTGGCCCGGGGCAGCCTCGTGG GAACTTTCTGGCAGAACGTTGTTCCAAGAGGAACCGTCTCAGCCACCAGGTGGACCTTCATCACATCTTCAGCTGTGCCTCACAGAGAAG GTACATTTCTGTGGCTGGCTCAGAGCAGGAAGGATCTGTTCTGTGTTTGGGATCAGGATGGAGAGCTCCGCCCCTCCTCCGTCCCCCTACCACCTGAG GTGGAGCTGACTCACCTGTCCGCCTGTCGTGACGCTTTGTGGGGTTTGGACTCACATGGCCGAGTCAGTATTCGCACTCTGTCTGCGTCCTGTCCCACCGGCCTCCACTGGACGCAACTGGACCTCAGTCAGCTAG GAGGTGTGCGTCTGGTCAGTGTGAGCTGCGGCAGTCAGAACGTTTGGGCGGTCGACAGTCGAGGAGTCGTTTACTTCAGAGTTGGAACTCAACCTCTGAACCCGAGCATGATGCTGCCGGCCTGGATCCATATAGACCCACCTGTACAG CCAGTAGGAGTGCAGCTGGTCAGTATTCAGACAAGTCCTAACGACCGGCTGCTCTGGGCATTGGACAATAGAGGCAGTGTGTTCGTCAGGACGGGACTCAGCGACGAGATGCCTGTCGGGACGGACTGGGAGCTGGTGCCAG GCCTGGCGGTGAGTCAGCTGGTCCTCAGCTGTCGGACAGTTTGGGTTCGGTGTGTAAACGGAGATCTGGCTCGACGTTACGGTGTCTCTGACAGAAACCCAGCAGGAGATTACTGGAAGAAGATCCCCGGAAATGCCAACTGGTTAACTG tcacTCCAGAGGATGAGTTGTGGGCGGTGACTCTGATTGGTGGATTGTCCCGTCGACTGACGAAGCTCCTTCCACAGACTCCCTGTAGGCCCGCCCCCTCCGGCCCCCTTCTCAGCGGGGATGATGCCGATGACGAATGGGAGCTCATCTaa